A region of Lysobacterales bacterium DNA encodes the following proteins:
- a CDS encoding HAMP domain-containing histidine kinase, with amino-acid sequence MFSSRRRNLLPLWRRWALGLVLSGLALTQVALASEDDSMAAADAERALAEIRIDQLNLTAESLARTDPARAEQLASDAFVGARDQHYEFGRIEALHNLGRIARLRGQLQAASGYLVEALSAAEALGEQRLIAKVGNSYGTTLERQGLDAEALDRHQRVQNLWRDLDDTPGLIASSINIARVFERRQAWNDAQRHYEAALQQYDAYATPELVPAQDVAAIWMGQGRIALARGLVDQAEYAFTRALKLQTDHQDVVGESTARAGLARVAAARGDDAAAIGGFEQALALAGRVGARTEMVEALAQLGRLHLDRAGNELSGVARRERLQHALDFTQRALQLGRQGESDRSVQINLHRQLADVHELQGDSARALTDLKTAHELRERQFQEQSEARYALLANTANARERERELLALRAESEQQAEILAQETLLKRALTAAVILLAGIAVLLTVRFIESGRAARQRAEANARLAVALQTAEQARVRAEEADRVKTEMLGIAAHDLRNPLSSIIGFADLIRAERESIEDARRHANIIVAAAERTLKLVSDLLESSVLDAGQIKLQQAPCDLAVLVADALSRVAARAQAKQQQIDFRAAAGAIVLADAERLDQVFENLLSNAIKFSPVKGLIEVWIELDAERARVAVRDYGPGLSVDDRRQLFRRFQRLSARPTGGESSTGLGLAIVKDLVELHGGTVRAESEGIGRGATFLVELPRLQNPPLRMATAANETDPAHQRTG; translated from the coding sequence ATGTTCTCTTCTCGCCGCCGCAACCTGCTCCCGCTCTGGCGCCGCTGGGCACTGGGACTGGTGTTGTCGGGATTGGCGCTGACGCAGGTCGCGCTGGCCAGCGAGGACGACTCGATGGCGGCCGCGGATGCCGAGCGCGCCCTGGCCGAAATCCGCATCGACCAGCTCAACCTGACCGCCGAGAGTCTGGCGCGCACCGATCCGGCGCGCGCCGAGCAGCTGGCCTCGGATGCGTTCGTGGGCGCCCGCGACCAGCATTACGAATTCGGTCGCATCGAGGCCTTGCACAATCTGGGTCGCATCGCGCGGCTGCGCGGCCAGTTGCAGGCGGCGAGCGGCTATCTGGTCGAGGCGCTGTCGGCGGCCGAAGCCCTTGGCGAGCAACGCCTGATCGCGAAGGTCGGCAACAGCTATGGCACCACGCTCGAACGCCAGGGTCTGGATGCCGAGGCCCTCGACCGTCACCAGCGCGTGCAGAATCTGTGGCGCGATCTCGACGACACGCCGGGACTGATCGCGTCATCGATCAACATCGCGCGGGTGTTCGAGCGGCGCCAGGCCTGGAACGATGCGCAGCGCCACTACGAAGCCGCGCTGCAGCAATACGATGCCTATGCCACACCCGAACTGGTGCCGGCCCAGGACGTCGCCGCGATCTGGATGGGTCAGGGACGCATCGCGCTCGCGCGCGGACTCGTCGATCAGGCCGAATACGCCTTCACGCGTGCCCTGAAGTTGCAGACCGATCACCAGGATGTCGTCGGCGAAAGCACGGCACGCGCCGGCCTCGCCCGGGTCGCTGCGGCGCGCGGCGATGATGCTGCGGCGATCGGCGGCTTCGAGCAGGCGCTGGCGCTGGCCGGCCGGGTCGGCGCGCGCACCGAGATGGTCGAGGCCCTGGCCCAACTCGGGCGCCTTCATCTCGATCGCGCCGGCAATGAACTCTCCGGTGTCGCCCGCCGCGAACGCCTGCAGCACGCGCTCGATTTCACCCAGCGCGCGCTGCAACTCGGTCGTCAGGGTGAAAGCGATCGCTCGGTCCAGATCAACCTGCATCGGCAACTCGCCGACGTGCACGAATTGCAGGGCGACAGCGCCCGTGCGCTGACCGATCTGAAGACCGCGCACGAATTGCGCGAACGCCAGTTCCAGGAGCAAAGCGAAGCGCGCTACGCCCTGCTGGCGAACACCGCGAACGCGCGCGAACGCGAGCGCGAGCTGCTGGCGCTGCGCGCGGAGAGCGAACAGCAGGCGGAGATTCTGGCCCAGGAGACGCTGTTGAAGCGCGCCCTGACGGCGGCGGTGATTCTGCTCGCGGGCATCGCCGTGCTGCTGACCGTGCGCTTCATCGAAAGCGGCCGCGCCGCACGCCAGCGTGCGGAGGCCAACGCGCGGCTCGCGGTCGCGCTGCAGACGGCCGAACAGGCGCGCGTTCGCGCCGAGGAAGCCGATCGCGTCAAGACCGAAATGCTCGGCATCGCCGCGCACGACCTGCGCAATCCGCTCAGTTCGATCATCGGTTTCGCCGACCTGATTCGGGCCGAACGCGAATCGATCGAGGATGCGCGTCGCCATGCCAACATCATCGTCGCTGCGGCCGAGCGCACGCTCAAGCTGGTCAGCGATCTGCTGGAGTCTTCGGTGCTCGATGCCGGTCAGATCAAGCTGCAGCAGGCGCCCTGCGATCTCGCCGTCCTGGTCGCCGATGCCCTGAGCCGGGTCGCTGCACGCGCGCAGGCGAAGCAGCAGCAGATCGACTTCCGCGCCGCCGCCGGCGCCATCGTGCTGGCCGATGCGGAACGGCTCGACCAGGTGTTCGAGAACCTGTTGTCGAATGCCATCAAGTTCTCGCCGGTGAAAGGGCTGATCGAAGTCTGGATCGAACTGGATGCGGAGCGTGCGCGCGTCGCGGTCCGCGACTACGGGCCGGGTCTGTCGGTGGATGACCGGCGCCAGTTGTTCCGGCGCTTCCAGCGGCTGTCCGCGCGCCCGACCGGCGGCGAAAGTTCGACCGGCCTCGGTCTCGCCATCGTCAAGGACCTGGTCGAATTGCACGGCGGCACGGTGCGCGCGGAATCAGAGGGCATCGGCCGCGGCGCCACCTTCCTGGTGGAGTTGCCGCGTCTGCAGAATCCGCCGCTGCGGATGGCGACCGCCGCGAACGAAACCGATCCGGCGCATCAACGCACCGGCTGA
- a CDS encoding RNA polymerase sigma factor, whose translation MDSDRPATPRAGTPGARNHDALDAFLRGVERRALRMAEFGVGNREDALDIVQDCMLTFVRNYRDKPATDWAPLFHRVLDSRVLDFHRRHQVRSRWLGWIDRIVGRDEDADPLANVADPRAPQPCQHVADAETADALDLALRALPNRQRQAFLLRVWEGLDVADTARAMACSEGSVKTHLSRAMTALRTRLEHHHG comes from the coding sequence ATGGACAGCGACCGCCCCGCGACCCCGCGTGCCGGTACGCCGGGCGCCCGCAACCACGATGCGCTCGACGCGTTCCTGCGCGGCGTCGAACGCCGGGCCTTGCGCATGGCCGAATTCGGTGTCGGCAATCGCGAGGACGCGCTCGACATTGTCCAGGATTGCATGTTGACCTTCGTGCGCAATTACCGCGACAAGCCGGCGACCGACTGGGCGCCCCTGTTCCACCGCGTGCTCGACAGTCGCGTGCTCGATTTCCATCGTCGCCACCAGGTGCGTTCGCGCTGGCTCGGCTGGATCGATCGCATCGTCGGTCGCGACGAGGACGCTGACCCGCTCGCGAATGTCGCCGATCCGCGCGCGCCGCAACCCTGTCAGCATGTCGCCGATGCCGAAACGGCCGATGCGCTCGACCTCGCGCTGCGTGCGCTGCCGAACCGGCAGCGCCAGGCTTTTCTGTTGCGGGTCTGGGAAGGACTGGACGTGGCCGACACGGCGCGCGCCATGGCCTGCAGCGAAGGCAGCGTCAAAACCCATCTGTCGCGCGCGATGACGGCCTTGCGCACACGATTGGAGCACCATCATGGCTGA
- a CDS encoding YiiD C-terminal domain-containing protein → MSADLDMIHDPLSLERTILETIPMARAMGLSVVDYDGHRIALNAPLAPNVNDKGCAFGGSLASLMTLAAWGLVNLKLSEAGEQADVFVQDSAISYLNPVWDALTAEAAAEPGQDWAQFITDLRERGKARITMMAEVAVAEGGGVACRMFGKFVAKRSA, encoded by the coding sequence ATGTCGGCAGACTTGGACATGATCCACGATCCCTTGTCGCTCGAACGCACCATTCTCGAAACCATCCCGATGGCGCGGGCCATGGGCTTGAGCGTGGTCGACTACGACGGTCACCGGATCGCGTTGAATGCGCCGCTGGCACCGAACGTGAACGACAAGGGCTGCGCCTTCGGCGGCAGCCTGGCCAGCCTGATGACCCTGGCCGCGTGGGGGCTGGTGAATTTGAAGCTGTCCGAAGCCGGCGAACAAGCCGACGTGTTCGTGCAGGACAGTGCCATCAGCTACCTCAACCCGGTCTGGGACGCGCTGACCGCCGAGGCGGCCGCCGAGCCCGGTCAGGACTGGGCGCAGTTCATCACCGACTTGCGCGAACGTGGCAAGGCCCGCATCACCATGATGGCCGAAGTCGCGGTCGCCGAAGGCGGCGGCGTGGCCTGTCGGATGTTCGGAAAGTTCGTCGCCAAACGGAGTGCCTGA
- a CDS encoding DUF3619 family protein, translating into MAEHDEAPWTDRIRQQLDTSARDLDAATLSRLNQARQSALQAARKPVPRRWLWPATLAGAFSLALAVAVWPRLMPETVPVPTAGTLPDDFTMLAGSENLELYEELDFYAWLDAQPASG; encoded by the coding sequence ATGGCTGAGCACGACGAGGCACCGTGGACCGACCGCATCCGCCAGCAGCTCGATACCAGCGCCCGCGATCTCGATGCGGCGACCCTGTCGCGCTTGAACCAGGCGCGCCAGTCGGCGCTGCAGGCGGCGCGGAAGCCGGTGCCACGGCGATGGCTGTGGCCGGCGACGTTGGCTGGCGCTTTCTCGCTGGCACTGGCGGTCGCGGTCTGGCCGCGACTGATGCCGGAAACGGTGCCGGTGCCGACCGCCGGCACCTTGCCGGACGACTTCACGATGCTGGCCGGGTCCGAGAATCTCGAACTCTACGAGGAGCTCGATTTCTATGCCTGGCTGGATGCGCAGCCGGCGTCTGGCTAG
- a CDS encoding uroporphyrinogen-III synthase, with amino-acid sequence MNAAENEHAGLRGRGLVLTRPAGENRAFANLLRKRGAQVVTLAPFRVVPRDDPMVLTTALQAAANADVVVFASTLAVRHVFDLLPDWRPRGGVIAQGPATAQALAAHGIPAEMPTSGFRSEEVLMHPWLERAQRVVRMTGAGGRDWLVQRLRERGVDAADLPVYERALCNARPDSLRRVDAMAHPQLIVSSREALLALPALLGSARWLRLAGETMFVSSDRLAALARGMHCRDVVVADSAHSVDLAAAIERTR; translated from the coding sequence ATGAATGCGGCGGAAAACGAACACGCGGGATTGCGCGGACGCGGCCTGGTGCTGACTCGGCCCGCGGGCGAGAACCGCGCGTTCGCCAACCTGTTGCGCAAGCGCGGCGCGCAGGTGGTGACGCTGGCGCCCTTCCGGGTGGTGCCGCGCGATGATCCGATGGTCCTGACGACCGCGCTGCAGGCTGCGGCGAATGCCGATGTCGTCGTGTTCGCGAGCACGCTCGCCGTGCGGCACGTGTTCGACCTGTTGCCCGACTGGCGGCCGCGCGGCGGCGTCATTGCGCAAGGACCGGCGACTGCGCAGGCACTGGCGGCGCATGGCATTCCTGCCGAGATGCCGACGTCCGGTTTCCGCAGTGAAGAAGTGCTGATGCATCCGTGGCTGGAGCGGGCGCAGCGGGTGGTGCGCATGACCGGCGCCGGTGGCCGCGACTGGTTGGTCCAGCGTTTGCGTGAACGCGGTGTCGATGCGGCCGACTTGCCGGTGTACGAGCGCGCGTTGTGCAACGCCCGCCCGGACAGCCTGCGCCGCGTCGATGCGATGGCGCATCCCCAGTTGATCGTGAGCAGTCGCGAAGCCTTGCTGGCGCTGCCCGCGCTGCTGGGTTCGGCGCGCTGGCTGCGTCTCGCCGGCGAGACGATGTTCGTGAGCAGCGACCGCCTCGCCGCCTTGGCGCGCGGCATGCACTGCCGTGATGTGGTGGTGGCCGACTCGGCGCACAGTGTCGACTTGGCCGCCGCGATCGAGCGCACTCGCTGA
- a CDS encoding type II toxin-antitoxin system RelE/ParE family toxin — MSRIELASGVLDDFERILDHLARHDSPAVRLRIDEILHAVDVLASNPLIGRPAPRDLRELVIGRDRHGYVALYRYVAPLDTVFVLAIRAQKEVGYAR, encoded by the coding sequence GTGTCACGCATTGAACTCGCTTCGGGCGTGCTGGATGACTTCGAGCGCATTCTCGATCACCTGGCAAGACATGATTCTCCTGCGGTCAGGTTGCGCATCGACGAGATCCTGCATGCGGTCGACGTGCTCGCCAGCAATCCGTTGATCGGTCGTCCAGCGCCCCGCGACCTGCGCGAACTGGTAATCGGTCGCGATCGCCACGGATATGTCGCGTTGTATCGATACGTCGCGCCACTCGACACCGTGTTCGTCCTGGCGATTCGCGCCCAGAAGGAAGTCGGCTATGCCCGCTAG
- a CDS encoding DUF1778 domain-containing protein yields the protein MSTTTIRLPEQLKSRVARAAKTTGTTAHGFILEAIAEKTEMTEQRNAFQQLAESRLEVLVATGESVSWSDARRYLEQSAAGHKPVRPSARKLGA from the coding sequence ATGTCGACGACCACCATTCGTCTGCCGGAGCAGCTCAAGAGCCGCGTGGCGCGCGCCGCGAAAACAACCGGCACGACCGCCCATGGCTTCATTCTGGAAGCAATTGCCGAAAAGACCGAGATGACCGAGCAGCGCAACGCGTTCCAGCAGCTCGCGGAGTCGAGACTCGAGGTACTCGTGGCGACGGGCGAAAGCGTGTCGTGGTCCGACGCGCGTCGTTACCTTGAGCAAAGCGCTGCGGGACACAAACCGGTACGACCTTCGGCTCGCAAGCTGGGCGCGTGA
- a CDS encoding CDP-6-deoxy-delta-3,4-glucoseen reductase: MPASGTHHITILPSGHQFDVTEGESVLAAARRAGYALPYSCLSGSCGSCRARVIEGECMQGSEARALSAAERERGDVLLCQAHPQSDLTIAVREVPSVADLPRRMIAVKIVAKDLLAADVLRVRLKPPKGEPFCWLAGQYLDVLLPEGKRRAFSIANAPEDAGLIELHVRKVPGGGFTQQLFDAYPIGSLLRIEGPLGTFVAREDSERPMIFMAGGTGFAPVKAIIEHFLHLGSARPIHLYWGARQAPDLYLPDLPGAWSAQHPAFAYTAVLSDADASEAERFRRGAVHEVVLADFPDLSPFDVYMSGPPAMIEAARHRFIAAGLPDDRLYYDSFEYAPDVIAAILAARAGLRL, translated from the coding sequence ATGCCCGCTAGCGGTACCCACCACATCACCATCCTGCCCAGCGGGCATCAGTTCGACGTCACCGAGGGCGAGTCGGTGCTGGCGGCGGCGCGGCGCGCGGGTTATGCGTTGCCGTATTCGTGCTTGAGCGGCTCCTGCGGCAGTTGTCGTGCCCGGGTGATCGAGGGTGAATGCATGCAGGGCAGCGAGGCGCGGGCCTTGAGCGCGGCCGAGCGCGAGCGTGGCGACGTGTTGCTGTGCCAGGCGCATCCGCAGTCGGACCTGACCATCGCGGTGCGCGAAGTGCCGAGCGTGGCCGACCTGCCACGGCGCATGATCGCGGTGAAGATCGTCGCGAAGGATCTGCTCGCGGCGGACGTGTTGCGCGTGCGCCTGAAGCCGCCGAAGGGCGAACCGTTCTGCTGGCTGGCCGGACAGTATCTGGACGTGCTGTTGCCCGAAGGCAAGCGCCGCGCCTTCTCGATCGCCAATGCGCCGGAAGACGCTGGCCTGATCGAACTGCACGTGCGCAAGGTCCCCGGTGGCGGCTTCACCCAGCAATTGTTCGATGCCTATCCGATCGGGTCGCTGCTGCGGATCGAAGGACCGCTCGGCACCTTCGTCGCGCGCGAGGATTCGGAACGGCCGATGATCTTCATGGCCGGCGGCACCGGCTTCGCGCCGGTGAAAGCGATCATCGAGCACTTCCTGCATCTCGGCAGCGCGCGTCCGATCCACCTGTACTGGGGCGCGCGGCAAGCGCCCGATCTCTACCTGCCGGATCTGCCCGGCGCATGGTCCGCGCAGCATCCTGCATTCGCCTACACCGCGGTGTTGTCCGACGCCGACGCGAGCGAAGCCGAGCGTTTCCGCCGCGGTGCCGTGCATGAGGTGGTGCTCGCCGACTTCCCGGACCTGTCGCCCTTCGACGTGTACATGAGCGGCCCGCCGGCGATGATCGAGGCGGCGCGACATCGTTTCATCGCGGCCGGCCTGCCCGACGACCGGCTCTACTACGACTCGTTCGAGTATGCGCCGGACGTGATCGCGGCGATCCTGGCGGCGCGCGCCGGACTGCGCCTGTAG
- a CDS encoding primosomal protein N' has product MPVVLRVAVPAPLPELFDYLPPAGTAASAIAIGARLRVPFGARELIGVVVERAEVPENPKLRAALAQFDPAPVFPESLWRSLLWAARYYAYPLGEALANALPAPVRDRLASAPTHRDLVLRLRPDPVQRANLRDGSAPAAMYDTLLQGPCSWTALRLQIAQAATAKRRLLQLGLIDTLSLDDAPRRFQTTAPDLNPGQRNAVAQIGATLGGFATTLLEGITGSGKTEVYLALMQQVLARGEQVLVLVPEIGLTPQTLARFRERLAAPVLAWHSGLADGARARAFERARADTPLVVIGTRSAVFAPLPKLGLIIIDEEHDASFKQHEGFRYHARDVALVRAKHGDIAVVLGSATPALESLANVERGRYRQVRLDTRAGHAQPPAVDVIDVRRERLQDGLGTQALTAIADAVARGEQALVFRNRRGFAPVLHCIDCGWHGDCERCERPYTLHRGRARLVCHHCGRERAVPTQCPACNGDSLTPVGIGTERLEAALSQRFPQIPVLRLDRDSARSADQFERVLARAHAGEACILVGTQMLAKGHDLHGVTLAVIADADGGLYSADPRAGERLAQLVIQVAGRAGRGARRGRVLIQTHHPEHALFRTLLSGGYPAFAQAELRLREALALPPFSSQAVLRAEARERVQVEQFLRDAAALVRRDGVTVAGPLAAPHARRAGYERAQLLLEAPQRRDLHGVLEPLLPQLYAHPLARRIRWSLDVDPVAFD; this is encoded by the coding sequence ATGCCCGTTGTCCTGCGCGTGGCCGTGCCCGCGCCGCTGCCCGAGTTGTTCGACTATCTGCCACCCGCCGGTACCGCAGCATCGGCGATCGCGATCGGCGCACGCCTGCGCGTTCCGTTCGGCGCGCGCGAGCTGATCGGGGTGGTCGTCGAACGTGCCGAGGTCCCGGAGAACCCGAAACTGCGTGCCGCGCTGGCGCAGTTCGATCCTGCGCCGGTATTCCCGGAATCGTTGTGGCGCAGCCTGCTCTGGGCCGCGCGCTACTACGCCTATCCGCTCGGCGAAGCACTGGCCAACGCCTTGCCGGCACCAGTGCGCGACCGGCTGGCGTCGGCTCCGACGCATCGCGATCTGGTGCTGCGCCTGCGACCCGACCCGGTGCAGCGCGCGAATCTCCGCGACGGCAGCGCACCGGCCGCGATGTACGACACGTTGCTGCAGGGGCCATGCAGCTGGACAGCATTGCGCCTGCAGATTGCGCAGGCCGCGACGGCCAAGCGACGACTGCTGCAACTGGGTTTGATCGACACATTGTCGCTCGACGACGCGCCACGACGTTTCCAGACCACGGCGCCGGACTTGAACCCGGGCCAGCGCAATGCGGTGGCGCAGATCGGCGCGACCCTGGGCGGCTTCGCCACCACCCTGCTCGAAGGCATCACCGGCAGCGGCAAGACCGAGGTCTATCTGGCGCTGATGCAGCAGGTGCTGGCGCGCGGCGAACAGGTGCTGGTGCTGGTGCCGGAAATCGGACTGACGCCACAGACCCTGGCGCGCTTCCGCGAGCGTCTGGCGGCACCGGTGCTGGCCTGGCATTCCGGACTCGCCGATGGCGCGCGTGCACGTGCCTTCGAACGCGCACGCGCCGACACCCCGCTGGTGGTGATCGGCACGCGCTCGGCGGTGTTTGCACCGCTGCCGAAGCTGGGTCTGATCATCATCGACGAGGAACACGATGCCTCGTTCAAGCAACACGAGGGCTTCCGCTATCACGCCCGCGATGTTGCGCTGGTGCGGGCGAAGCACGGCGATATCGCGGTCGTGCTGGGCAGCGCAACGCCGGCGCTGGAGAGCCTCGCCAATGTCGAACGCGGTCGCTACCGGCAGGTGCGGCTGGACACCCGCGCCGGCCACGCGCAGCCGCCCGCGGTCGACGTCATCGATGTGCGTCGCGAACGACTGCAAGACGGCCTCGGCACGCAGGCGTTGACGGCCATCGCCGATGCCGTCGCGCGCGGCGAACAGGCCCTGGTGTTCCGCAACCGCCGCGGCTTCGCACCGGTCCTGCATTGCATCGACTGCGGCTGGCATGGCGACTGTGAGCGCTGTGAACGGCCCTACACCCTGCATCGCGGTCGTGCGCGGCTGGTCTGTCATCACTGTGGCCGCGAGCGGGCCGTGCCGACGCAATGCCCGGCATGCAACGGCGACAGCCTGACCCCGGTCGGGATCGGCACCGAACGCCTGGAGGCGGCCCTGTCGCAGCGTTTCCCGCAGATTCCGGTGCTGCGTCTCGATCGCGACAGCGCGCGTTCGGCCGACCAGTTCGAGCGCGTGCTGGCGCGCGCGCATGCCGGCGAGGCCTGCATCCTGGTCGGTACGCAGATGCTGGCGAAAGGTCACGACCTGCACGGCGTCACGCTGGCGGTGATCGCCGACGCCGACGGCGGCCTGTACAGCGCCGATCCGCGTGCCGGCGAGCGTCTGGCGCAGCTGGTGATCCAGGTCGCCGGCCGGGCCGGCCGCGGCGCGCGCCGGGGTCGCGTGCTGATCCAGACCCATCATCCCGAACACGCGCTGTTCCGAACCCTGCTCTCGGGCGGCTATCCGGCCTTTGCGCAGGCCGAACTGCGTTTGCGCGAGGCATTGGCCCTGCCGCCGTTTTCGTCGCAGGCGGTGCTGCGCGCGGAGGCACGCGAGCGCGTGCAGGTCGAACAATTCCTCCGCGATGCGGCGGCGCTGGTCCGCCGCGACGGCGTCACCGTGGCCGGCCCGCTGGCGGCACCGCATGCGCGCCGCGCCGGCTACGAGCGCGCGCAACTGCTGCTCGAAGCGCCCCAGCGCCGTGATCTGCATGGCGTCCTCGAACCGTTGCTGCCGCAGCTGTACGCGCATCCGCTGGCGCGCCGCATCCGCTGGTCGCTCGACGTCGATCCGGTCGCATTCGACTGA
- a CDS encoding uroporphyrinogen-III C-methyltransferase — translation MNEVNSVPPTRNGRGASMLALTALAVAIATAAALWYVVDATDRALQEREAISRRMVLIEEENGQLRRQLSALSRRLDDDDALDRSLREELLGVSERAALLEQAIKRVAENRMDSVSELRLNQAELLLSAGIERLRLFRDAEAAASALRLADSELARLEDPRYAGVRQTLAQEIAALDAVPQQAYGETLVLLADLRARLPQLPLRGDAPAATPAPAIGRFESLLRGLVRVRHISSREAGMLGPLGADTLRAVIALDLLHAEEALRQQDVARYQALVAQARDALAFGFDLDAASTRDVRLKLARLAAYKPAPWPTPHAALEQLVNLRHTQDVARGVER, via the coding sequence ATGAACGAAGTGAATTCCGTGCCCCCGACGCGCAATGGTCGCGGTGCATCGATGCTGGCTCTGACGGCCCTGGCCGTCGCGATCGCGACCGCGGCCGCGCTCTGGTACGTGGTGGATGCCACCGACCGTGCGCTGCAGGAACGCGAGGCGATATCGCGGCGCATGGTCCTGATCGAGGAAGAGAACGGTCAGCTGCGGCGCCAGCTGTCGGCGCTTTCCCGCCGTCTCGATGACGACGACGCGCTCGACCGCAGTCTGCGCGAGGAACTGCTGGGCGTCAGCGAACGGGCGGCCCTGCTCGAACAGGCGATCAAGCGGGTCGCCGAGAACCGCATGGACAGCGTCTCCGAACTGCGCCTGAACCAGGCCGAGCTGCTGCTCTCGGCCGGCATCGAGCGCCTGCGTCTGTTCCGCGACGCCGAAGCCGCAGCCTCTGCCCTGCGGCTGGCCGACAGTGAGCTCGCACGCCTGGAAGACCCGCGCTACGCCGGCGTGCGCCAGACCTTGGCGCAGGAAATCGCCGCACTCGACGCCGTGCCTCAGCAGGCCTACGGCGAAACCCTGGTCCTGCTGGCGGATCTGCGCGCGCGCCTGCCGCAACTGCCGCTGCGCGGCGACGCCCCGGCCGCCACTCCGGCACCGGCGATCGGTCGCTTCGAATCGCTGCTGCGCGGTCTGGTGCGGGTGCGCCACATCAGTTCGCGCGAGGCCGGCATGCTCGGCCCGCTGGGCGCCGACACCCTGCGCGCGGTCATTGCGCTCGATCTGCTGCATGCCGAGGAGGCGTTGCGGCAGCAGGATGTCGCGCGCTACCAGGCCCTGGTCGCACAGGCGCGCGATGCCTTGGCATTCGGTTTCGATCTCGACGCGGCCAGTACTCGCGACGTGCGCCTGAAGCTGGCACGGCTTGCCGCCTACAAACCTGCGCCGTGGCCGACGCCGCATGCGGCCCTCGAGCAGCTGGTCAACCTGCGCCACACCCAGGACGTCGCGCGAGGCGTCGAGCGATGA
- a CDS encoding DUF3106 domain-containing protein encodes MTSLRVLVFALLAAAGSAMAADDVAFDALTPAEQRVLMPFAEQWPTLPAETRQNLRLGAQRWNAMTPQDKRGAAQRFGDWQKLPDTEKRRIRERYRAFRQLPPEQQQRLRGTYQRFQQLSPAQRAQMRRRFEGMSPKERRAYIEGMRNEQLGARERMLQQVPPDQRAATQEMIARFTPPERQRLLAHMRSLPPQERQALHARLLAMGVDERLAFIETLPTAEVQPVR; translated from the coding sequence ATGACTAGCCTGCGCGTGCTGGTGTTCGCGCTGTTGGCTGCGGCCGGCAGCGCGATGGCCGCGGACGACGTCGCGTTCGACGCGTTGACCCCGGCCGAACAGCGCGTGTTGATGCCATTCGCCGAACAGTGGCCGACCCTGCCCGCCGAGACACGGCAGAACCTTCGCCTCGGCGCCCAGCGCTGGAACGCGATGACGCCGCAGGACAAGCGCGGTGCGGCGCAGCGATTCGGCGACTGGCAGAAATTGCCGGACACCGAGAAGCGCCGCATCCGCGAGCGCTACCGCGCGTTCCGGCAATTGCCGCCGGAACAGCAGCAGCGACTGCGCGGCACCTACCAGCGCTTCCAGCAACTCAGCCCGGCACAGCGTGCGCAAATGCGTCGCCGCTTCGAAGGCATGTCGCCGAAGGAACGCCGCGCCTATATCGAAGGCATGCGCAACGAACAGCTCGGTGCCCGCGAACGCATGTTGCAGCAAGTGCCGCCGGACCAGCGCGCCGCGACTCAGGAGATGATCGCGCGCTTCACGCCCCCGGAACGGCAGCGCCTGCTCGCGCACATGCGCAGCCTGCCGCCGCAGGAACGCCAGGCCCTGCACGCGCGACTGCTGGCGATGGGCGTGGACGAACGTCTCGCCTTCATCGAGACCTTGCCGACCGCCGAGGTTCAGCCGGTGCGTTGA